One window of the Acidimicrobiales bacterium genome contains the following:
- a CDS encoding MFS transporter — MATAGASLAAAEQHAQRDYKIWQVIAASAAGTVIEWYDFYIFGSLAAIIAPRFYPEGNDTLALIAYLSTFAVGFVVRPFGAIFFGRIGDLVGRKYAFLVTLIIMGGATASIGLLPTYDKIGYVAPALLLLIRVLQGLALGGEYGGAAVYVAEHVPDRRRGYYTSFIQITATFGLFISLAVVLITQQLMSEESFESWGWRIPFLLSVVLVGMSLYIRIRMKESPIFSSLKKEGKTSTTPLRDSLGNWPNWKRMLTSLFGATAGQGVVWYTGQFYALFYLQKILKIDTELAYIIVAAALLLAMPMFVVFGALSDRIGRKRLMMTGCLLAALSYLPIYKLMQIAAGNHIVGVGSETNSVTGEIKLLPQAIVNGTKVFIEDTAPNPNVIALIALVFVQVLFVTMVYGPIAAYLVEAFPARIRYTSMSLPYHIGNGVFGGLLPVIGLSICAATGSIFAGLWYPIVIAMVTFVVGSLLLRETKDVRIWDELEAQRGGAAGDGVVDLRAPAAAPVHTG, encoded by the coding sequence ATGGCGACCGCCGGAGCGTCCTTGGCCGCAGCCGAGCAGCACGCGCAGCGGGACTACAAGATCTGGCAGGTGATCGCCGCGTCCGCGGCCGGCACCGTCATCGAGTGGTACGACTTCTACATCTTCGGGTCGCTGGCGGCGATCATCGCCCCCCGCTTCTATCCCGAGGGCAACGACACGCTGGCCCTGATCGCCTACCTGTCCACGTTCGCCGTGGGCTTCGTGGTGCGGCCCTTCGGCGCCATCTTCTTCGGTCGCATCGGGGACCTCGTCGGCCGCAAGTACGCGTTCCTCGTCACTCTGATCATCATGGGTGGCGCGACCGCGTCGATCGGCCTCCTGCCGACCTACGACAAGATCGGCTACGTCGCGCCGGCGCTGCTGCTGCTGATCCGGGTGCTCCAGGGCCTCGCCCTCGGCGGCGAGTACGGGGGGGCCGCCGTCTACGTGGCCGAGCACGTGCCCGACCGACGGCGGGGCTACTACACGAGCTTCATCCAGATCACCGCCACCTTCGGCCTGTTCATCTCGCTCGCCGTGGTGCTGATCACCCAGCAGCTGATGAGCGAGGAGTCCTTCGAGTCCTGGGGCTGGCGGATCCCGTTCCTGCTCTCGGTCGTGCTCGTCGGGATGTCGCTCTACATCCGGATCCGGATGAAGGAGTCGCCGATCTTCTCCAGCCTGAAGAAGGAGGGGAAGACCTCGACCACCCCGCTGCGGGACAGCCTCGGCAACTGGCCGAACTGGAAGCGGATGCTGACCTCGCTGTTCGGCGCCACCGCCGGGCAGGGCGTCGTCTGGTACACGGGCCAGTTCTACGCGCTGTTCTACCTGCAGAAGATCCTGAAGATCGACACCGAGCTGGCGTACATCATCGTGGCGGCCGCCCTGCTGCTGGCCATGCCGATGTTCGTCGTGTTCGGCGCCCTGTCCGACCGCATCGGGCGCAAGCGGCTGATGATGACCGGCTGCCTCCTGGCCGCGCTGTCGTACCTGCCCATCTACAAGCTCATGCAGATCGCGGCGGGCAACCACATCGTCGGCGTCGGCTCGGAGACCAACAGCGTCACCGGTGAGATCAAGCTGCTGCCCCAGGCGATCGTGAACGGCACCAAGGTCTTCATCGAGGACACGGCGCCGAACCCGAACGTGATCGCGCTCATCGCCCTGGTGTTCGTCCAGGTGCTGTTCGTGACCATGGTGTACGGCCCGATCGCCGCGTACCTGGTCGAGGCCTTCCCGGCGAGGATCCGCTACACGTCGATGTCGCTGCCGTACCACATCGGCAACGGCGTCTTCGGCGGCCTGCTCCCGGTCATCGGCCTGTCGATCTGCGCGGCGACCGGCAGCATCTTCGCCGGCCTGTGGTACCCGATCGTGATCGCCATGGTGACGTTCGTGGTCGGGTCGCTGCTGCTCAGGGAGACGAAGGACGTCCGCATCTGGGACGAGCTCGAGGCGCAACGGGGCGGCGCCGCCGGCGACGGGGTCGTCGACCTCCGCGCCCCGGCGGCCGCGCCCGTGCACACCGGCTGA
- a CDS encoding TetR family transcriptional regulator yields the protein MTAEATRDAIVDAAYAVIASDGMARLSMSEVARRAGVSRQTLYRHFPSRQELLTAVVLREHRSFQVRIQGAAARHRTLRGAVEAFAAEVLRTAREHPLFDRLLRTEPESLLPFLTGTGSTLLPEVEPVLVELITDRLPHLSPVRVERTADALGRLLISYAINPGAASVDELAEGLAGVIVDGLKDER from the coding sequence ATGACGGCCGAGGCCACGCGGGACGCCATCGTGGACGCGGCGTACGCCGTGATCGCGTCCGACGGCATGGCCCGGCTGTCGATGAGCGAGGTGGCCAGGCGGGCCGGCGTGTCCCGCCAGACGCTCTACCGGCACTTCCCGAGCCGCCAGGAGCTGCTCACCGCGGTGGTGCTGCGCGAGCACCGGTCGTTCCAGGTCCGCATCCAGGGCGCGGCCGCCCGCCACCGCACCCTACGGGGTGCGGTCGAGGCGTTCGCCGCCGAGGTGCTGCGCACGGCCAGGGAGCACCCGCTGTTCGACCGGCTGCTGCGCACCGAGCCGGAGTCGCTGCTGCCGTTCCTGACCGGCACGGGCAGCACCCTGCTCCCCGAGGTCGAGCCGGTGCTGGTCGAGCTGATCACCGACCGGCTCCCGCACCTCTCGCCCGTGCGGGTCGAGCGCACCGCGGACGCACTCGGCCGCCTGCTCATCAGCTATGCGATCAACCCGGGCGCGGCGTCCGTCGACGAGCTGGCCGAGGGCCTGGCCGGCGTGATCGTCGACGGGCTGAAGGACGAGCGGTGA
- a CDS encoding maleylpyruvate isomerase family mycothiol-dependent enzyme — protein sequence MDAHDYAAALVRDGRRMADAADGALDRPVGSCPGWTVADLVWHTGEVHAFWRGIAGGAGPDEYEEPPRPPDGELVAWFRRQVEELAAALEAADPAAPAWTWSDRKDVGFIQRRMAHETAVHCWDALAAVGRDEPVEPVLAADGIDEFLQHFLPGRPEHVAGPPVTVHLHATDGDGEWLIRAGEGSASFERAHGKGDAAARGPVSDLLLLLWGRRRPDDLEVFGDRAALDMFLGRVDRS from the coding sequence ATGGACGCCCACGACTACGCCGCCGCGCTGGTGCGGGACGGCCGGCGGATGGCCGACGCCGCCGACGGCGCGCTCGACCGCCCGGTCGGGTCGTGCCCGGGGTGGACGGTGGCCGACCTGGTCTGGCACACCGGCGAGGTGCACGCGTTCTGGCGGGGCATCGCCGGCGGTGCCGGCCCCGACGAGTACGAGGAGCCGCCGCGGCCGCCGGACGGGGAGCTCGTCGCCTGGTTCCGCCGGCAGGTCGAGGAGCTCGCCGCCGCGCTGGAGGCGGCCGACCCGGCCGCGCCGGCCTGGACCTGGTCGGACCGGAAGGACGTCGGGTTCATCCAGCGGCGGATGGCCCACGAGACGGCCGTGCACTGCTGGGACGCGCTCGCCGCCGTCGGCCGGGACGAGCCGGTCGAGCCCGTCCTCGCCGCCGACGGGATCGACGAGTTCCTCCAGCACTTCCTGCCCGGCCGGCCCGAGCACGTCGCCGGCCCGCCCGTCACCGTGCACCTGCACGCCACCGACGGCGACGGCGAGTGGCTGATCCGGGCGGGGGAGGGGTCGGCGTCGTTCGAGCGGGCCCACGGCAAGGGCGACGCCGCGGCCCGGGGGCCGGTGTCGGACCTGCTGCTCCTGCTCTGGGGCCGCCGCCGGCCGGACGACCTCGAGGTGTTCGGCGACCGGGCCGCGCTCGACATGTTCCTCGGCCGGGTCGACCGGTCCTGA
- a CDS encoding MBL fold metallo-hydrolase: MTAPADPHLHDAADVPPPVLREVAPSVWVWLQPDGSWGLNNPAFFVGADAVVAVDTCFTERRTRGFLDAVASVTDRPVRTLVNTHHHGDHTHGNWLLPAATVIGHERCREEVLATGTAAELLFPGVEWGEIRVRPPFVTFEDRLTVWVDDLRVELVHVGPAHTTNDVVAWVPDHRLLLAGDLVFSGGTPFVVMGSVAGSLAALDRVRALDPAVVVPGHGPVGGPELLDDQEAYLRWVQEVAADADRAGLGPLDAARAADLGPFAAWHDPERLVGNLHRAASERRGEPLGTPLGLEPLFEMVELNGGRPLRCLA; the protein is encoded by the coding sequence GTGACCGCCCCCGCCGACCCGCACCTCCACGACGCCGCCGACGTCCCGCCGCCCGTCCTCCGCGAGGTGGCGCCGTCGGTGTGGGTCTGGCTCCAGCCCGACGGCAGCTGGGGGCTCAACAACCCCGCCTTCTTCGTCGGCGCGGACGCCGTCGTCGCCGTCGACACCTGCTTCACCGAGCGCCGCACCCGGGGCTTCCTCGACGCCGTCGCCTCGGTCACCGACCGGCCGGTCCGCACCCTCGTGAACACCCACCACCACGGCGACCACACCCACGGCAACTGGCTGCTCCCCGCGGCCACCGTGATCGGCCACGAGCGCTGCCGGGAGGAGGTGCTCGCCACCGGGACGGCGGCCGAGCTGCTGTTCCCGGGGGTCGAGTGGGGCGAGATCCGGGTGCGGCCACCGTTCGTGACCTTCGAGGACCGGCTGACGGTGTGGGTCGACGACCTGCGGGTCGAGCTCGTCCACGTCGGCCCGGCGCACACGACCAACGACGTGGTCGCCTGGGTGCCCGACCACCGCCTGCTGCTCGCCGGCGACCTCGTGTTCTCGGGCGGCACGCCGTTCGTCGTGATGGGCTCGGTGGCCGGCAGCCTGGCCGCCCTCGACCGGGTGCGGGCCCTCGACCCCGCCGTCGTCGTCCCCGGCCACGGCCCGGTCGGCGGCCCCGAGCTGCTGGACGACCAGGAGGCCTACCTGCGGTGGGTGCAGGAGGTGGCCGCCGACGCCGACCGCGCCGGCCTCGGGCCCCTCGACGCCGCCAGGGCCGCCGACCTCGGTCCGTTCGCCGCCTGGCACGACCCCGAGCGCCTCGTCGGCAACCTGCACCGGGCCGCCTCCGAGCGCCGGGGCGAGCCCCTCGGCACCCCGCTCGGCCTCGAGCCCCTGTTCGAGATGGTCGAGCTCAACGGCGGCCGCCCGCTGCGCTGCCTCGCCTAG